One Ictalurus furcatus strain D&B chromosome 24, Billie_1.0, whole genome shotgun sequence DNA segment encodes these proteins:
- the elfn1a gene encoding protein ELFN1, translating into MISRKASMACSGGVVMSAFIWSMAIIYLTHIGGVSGDCWLIEGEKGFVWLAICSQNQPPYEAIPQHINSTIVDLRLNENKIKSIHYSALSRFANLTYLNLTKNDISYIEDGAFSAQFNLQVLQLGFNKLRNLTEGILRGLGKLQYLYLQANLIETVTPNAFWECPNIENIDLSMNRIQVLDGNTFTSLTKLTTCELYTNPFNCSCELLGFVKWLSVFPNRTNERMVCDSPAGVSGYSLLSQNPNNPTQRNALHMLSTVCTEDYVTPYIPVPPETTTFSPDVTPCELEDCPSGSEPEEISISPTYPDLDVKPIMKLKQVSHTNAVINVQIPHPYKKMYILVLYNNSFFTDIQNLKRQKEDIELKNLKPHTEYTYCVASIRNSLRYNHTCLKLSTGPRTGRVRETNNATATHYIMTILGCLFSMVIVLGMVYYCLRKKRYQDEKHKKAGSMKKNIIELKYGGELEGGTISRVPQKQIMAGESMSRMPYLPSGSEMDQYKIQDISDTPKMAKGNYMDVRTGEHQDRRECEMPMPSNSQGSVAEISTIAKEVDKVNQIINNCIDALKSESTSFQGVKSGAVSTAEPQLVLISEQPQSKSGFLSPVYKDSYHHSLQRHHSSSTSPKRPSTATGGPMRSPRPYRSEGAYKSESKYIEKTSSTGETIMTITPAAAILRAEAEKIRQYSEHRHSYPDAQIEELEGPENRKASILEPLTRPRPRDLAYSQLSPQYHNLSYSSSPEYYCKPSHSIWERFKLHRKRHKDEEYMAAGHALRKKVQFAKDEDLHDILDYWKGVSAQHKS; encoded by the coding sequence ATGATTTCCAGAAAGGCATCCATGGCTTGTAGTGGTGGTGTTGTGATGAGTGCCTTCATCTGGTCTATGGCCATAATCTATCTGACTCACATAGGTGGGGTGAGCGGGGACTGCTGGCTCATTGAAGGGGAAAAGGGCTTTGTGTGGTTGGCCATCTGCAGCCAAAACCAGCCACCTTATGAGGCCATCCCTCAGCATATCAATAGCACCATTGTGGACCTTCGCTTGAATGAAAATAAGATTAAAAGTATCCATTACTCTGCCCTCAGCCGCTTTGCCAACCTAACATACCTGAACCTAACAAAGAATGACATTAGCTATATAGAGGATGGGGCTTTTTCAGCTCAATTCAACTTACAGGTACTCCAGCTAGGTTTCAATAAACTGCGTAACCTAACAGAAGGGATTCTCAGGGGGTTGGGAAAGCTGCAGTACCTCTACCTCCAGGCCAACCTGATTGAGACTGTGACACCCAATGCCTTTTGGGAGTGCccaaacatagaaaacatagaCCTCTCTATGAATCGCATTCAGGTGCTAGATGGGAACACTTTCACCAGCCTCACCAAACTGACCACCTGTGAGCTTTATACAAACCCATTCAACTGCTCTTGTGAGCTTCTGGGGTTTGTTAAGTGGCTGTCAGTCTTCCCCAACAGAACGAATGAACGGATGGTATGTGATTCTCCTGCAGGCGTTTCTGGTTACAGTCTCCTAAGCCAGAATCCAAACAATCCTACTCAGCGTAATGCATTGCATATGCTGTCCACTGTGTGCACGGAGGACTATGTGACTCCGTATATCCCTGTGCCTCCTGAGACCACAACTTTCTCTCCAGATGTTACCCCTTGTGAGCTGGAGGACTGTCCCTCTGGTAGTGAGCCAGAGGAAATAAGCATTAGTCCCACTTACCCAGACCTTGATGTGAAACCAATCATGAAGCTGAAACAAGTCTCCCACACAAATGCAGTTATTAATGTTCAGATACCCCATCCTTATAAGAAAATGTACATCCTTGTTTTGTATAATAATAGCTTCTTCACAGACATTCAGAATCTGAAACGGCAGAAGGAAGACATCGAGTTAAAGAACCTGAAACCTCACACTGAATATACCTACTGTGTGGCTTCCATACGCAATTCTTTGCGTTATAACCATACCTGTCTCAAATTATCCACAGGCCCTAGAACtggaagagtgagagagactaaTAATGCAACAGCCACTCATTATATAATGACCATCCTAGGATGCCTTTTCAGTATGGTAATTGTTTTAGGAATGGTCTACTACTGCTTACGAAAAAAGAGGTACCAAgatgaaaagcacaaaaaggCAGGTAGTATGAAGAAGAACATAATAGAGCTCAAATATGGTGGTGAATTGGAGGGAGGGACTATATCCAGGGTGCCTCAAAAGCAAATAATGGCTGGGGAGAGTATGTCTCGCATGCCATATTTGCCTTCTGGGAGTGAGATGGATCAGTACAAAATTCAAGACATAAGTGACACTCCAAAAATGGCTAAGGGCAACTACATGGATGTGAGAACAGGGGAGCATCAAGACCGAAGAGAGTGCGAGATGCCTATGCCAAGCAATAGTCAGGGTTCTGTTGCTGAGATCTCCACAATCGCAAAAGAGGTGGACAAAGTCAACCAGATTATTAACAATTGCATCGATGCTTTGAAGTCAGAGTCAACTTCTTTCCAAGGAGTCAAATCTGGAGCTGTTTCAACAGCAGAGCCCCAGTTAGTTCTGATTTCAGAGCAACCTCAGAGCAAGTCTGGCTTTCTGTCCCCTGTTTACAAGGATAGCTACCACCACTCTTTACAGAGACATCACTCCTCAAGCACTTCCCCAAAGCGACCCAGCACGGCAACCGGTGGTCCCATGCGTAGTCCGAGGCCCTACCGCTCTGAGGGGGCATACAAGTCAGAGTCTAAATACATAGAGAAGACTTCATCTACAGGTGAGACCATCATGACCATTACTCCAGCTGCCGCTATACTGAGAGCAGAGGCAGAGAAGATACGTCAGTACAGTGAACATAGACACTCCTACCCTGACGCCCAAATTGAGGAGCTTGAGGGACCAGAAAATCGCAAGGCATCAATCCTGGAGCCTCTGACACGGCCTCGGCCCAGAGACTTGGCATATTCCCAGCTATCTCCCCAGTACCATAACCTCAGCTACTCCTCCAGCCCTGAGTATTACTGCAAACCATCTCACAGCATCTGGGAGCGCTTCAAGCTCCATCGCAAACGTCACAAAGATGAGGAATACATGGCGGCAGGCCATGCCCTGCGTAAAAAAGTGCAGTTTGCAAAGGATGAGGACCTGCATGATATTCTAGATTACTGGAAAGGTGTGTCAGCGCAACATAAATCTTAA